The Rhizobium viscosum genomic sequence AATGTTCCTCCTCATCCTCGCCGCGGACCGAGCAGGCTTCGAAGCCGTATTTGGCGAGTGTGCGCAGCGCGGCAGCCTCGGCGGCGAGATCCGAGGTGACGATGAGGATCTTTCGGCCGGAGAAGTTTTCCGGAACGATCGCCTCCATCGCCGCCGGTTCACGGCGCTGCGATGCGTTTGCTACCGGCACATAGGCGCGGCGGTAGGTCTGGTTGCTGGAAGTAGTGATCTCGGAGGCTTGATTGAATTCGTCGAGATCGTCGCCGTCGCGCGGCAGGTCCTGCATGGTGGAGACGAGAAAGTAGCGTCCGGGCTTGCCGATCCGGTGCTTGCGGCTGACGATGTCGCGCTCGGTACCGTCGCGGGCGATCTGGCGCTGGCGGGAGATCGACATTTCGCCGGTTTCCAGCACGTGGCGGTCGCTTTCCTCGAAGCGCTTCGCGATGTCAGGCGAAAACAGATCACCGCTCTTGCGGCCGAGAACCTCGTCCGCCGTCGTCTGGTATTTCTCGCAGAAGGCCTGGTTGACGGCGACATACGCGAGGTTGCGATCCTTGACGAAGAGCGGAAACGGCAGATGGTCGAGGATGTCCTCAGTGAGCTGCACGCGCTCGAGATCGTAGCGCCACTGTTCCTCGCGCTTACGCACTTCGGAAATATCTGAAATAACGGTCACGCCGTAGCCGTTCGGCAGACGGCGCTTCAGGAAGCGCACCCAGCGGTCGGCGCCGTGGCGCTCGACGGATTCGAACCGTTCGCGCCAATGGGAGGCAATGCGCTGGGACAACCAGTCCTCGCGGCTGAGCGAACCCGGCTGGCGCACGAGGGTCTGCTCGCGAATGCCGGTATCATAGACCGCGCCCAGGAAATCACGAAGCCGGGCGCCAGGCCGAAGCACATCCTCGGGCACCGGAAAGAATTCCATGACCTGACGGCTGGCGAAGATGAGAAGATCGTTGCGGTCATAGATGACGAACGCAGCAGAAAGGCTATCGCATACGGCATCGAAAAGCACCGTCTGAAGGTCAGCCTCAGGCGGCATTGCGTCACTCGCTGATGATGTGTCCGCCTTTTCGAAGCCGGCACTCATTCATTCACATCCCACATCTGTCCGATTTTCGCGGTTTCGGAGGTATATGAATAAAATGCCTTTTTTGTCTTAAGGGCCGCTTAACAGTAATGCCCCCCAAATCTGGGGGAGAAGCCTCCCGTGTCCTCTCACGGGCTTATGAAAACCCTTTCCTCCCGGCCGCGAATCCCCGAAAATAGGGACATGGCCATCAGACAACTCTCCGAAACGCTTATCAACCAGATCGCCGCCGGCGAAGTCATCGAACGGCCGGCGAGTGCTGCAAAAGAGCTGATCGAAAACGCGCTCGACGCAGGCGCGACCCGTATCGAAATCGCAACCGCCGGCGGCGGCAAGGCGCTGCTGCGCGTCAGCGATAACGGCTCGGGCATGGATGCCGCCGATCTGGAACTTGCGGTCAAGCGGCACTGCACCTCGAAGATATCGGAGACGCTCGACGATATCCGCACGCTCGGCTTCCGCGGCGAAGCATTGCCGTCCATCGGTTCGGTGGCGCGGCTCAGCATCGCAAGCCGCAGGCGCGACAGCGCTGCGGGTAACGAAATTTCCGTCGCGGGCGGCAAGATCGTGCATCTGCGCCCAGCTGCCGCCAATCCCGGAACGATCGTCGAAGTGCGCGACCTGTTCTTCGCCACACCGGCGCGGCTGAAATTCCTGAAGACGGAGAAGGCGGAAGCGGCGGCAATCACCGAGATCGTCAAGCGTATGGTGATCGCCTTTCCGGGCGTGCGTTTCGTGCTGTCCGGCCCTGATCGCTCGACGCTGGAATTTCCGGCAACCGGCGAGGATCATCTGGCGCGCATGGCGCAGGTGCTCGGCAAGGAATTTCGCGACAATGCCATCGCCCTGGACGCCGAACGTGAAGACGTGCAACTGACCGGTTTTGCCGGCGTGCCGACCTTCAACCGGGGCAATTCGGCTCATCAGTATGCTTTCGTCAACGGCCGTCCCGTACAGGACAAACTCATCCTGTCGGCGATCCGCGGCGCCTATGCCGAAACGATTCCCTCCGGCCGTTATCCGGTCGCGGTGCTGTCCATCACGCTCGATCCTGCGCTCGTTGACGTCAACGTACATCCGGCGAAATCCGATGTCCGCTTCCGCGATCCGGGACTGGTTAGGGGGCTGATTGTCGGCGCGATCCGCGAAGCTCTCGCGCGTGATGGCAGCCGGGCGGCAACGACTGGTGCAAGCGACATGCTGCGCGCTTTCCGCCCCGGCTTTCAGGCGGCACCACAGCGGCCGCAGGCACCATGGTCGGCGGCAACTTCTCCCTCCCGGCCGTATCAGTCGACGGCCGGTTTCGGTGAAAGACCGCAAGCCTCCTTCGACGGGCTCGTCCATCCGACGGCGCGCTCAGAACCGGTTTTCGAGCCTGCATCCCAAGCGCAGGCCGCAGCCACTGTAGCCGAACCGGTGGCGCGCTATCCACTCGGGGCCGCGAGGGCACAGATCCATGAAAACTACATCATCGCGCAGACAGACAACGGCATCGTCATCGTCGATCAGCACGCTGCTCACGAGCGGCTGGTGTTCGAGGCGATGCGCAAGGCGTTGCATTCCAAGCGGCTGGCCTCACAGGTGCTGCTGATCCCCGAGATCGTCGACATTCCCGAAGAGGATTGCGACCGGCTGATGGTGCATGCGGCGGAGTTTTCCGAACTCGGTCTCGCGATCGAACGTTTCGGGCCGGGCGCCATTGCCGTGCGCGAAACGCCGGCCATGCTCGGCGAAGTGGATGCGCAAGGCCTCATCCGCCAGCTTGCCGATGAGATCGCCGAATGGGATACGGCCTCCGGTCTCTCCGCCAAGCTCGAATATGTGGCCGCAACCATGGCCTGCCATGGCTCGGTCCGATCAGGACGACGGCTGCGGCCGGAAGAAATGAATGCGCTTTTGCGCCAAATGGAGGTGACTCCAGGCTCCGGCCAGTGCAATCACGGACGCCCGACCTATATCGAACTCAAGCTTGCCGATATCGAGCGCTTGTTTGGCCGGAGCTGAAAAAGCTGGCAAAACGGCTTCTCGGGGAGTATGGCAGACAGATGACAGACTGCAGGGAATGGAGCGCATGAACTTGTTCGAAGGACACGGAAACCGCGAGGCGAAGATCCGTTATCTCGACGGCGATTTCCAGATTCTGTCGCCAGGCTCCTATGTCGTCTGCGCACTGACAGGCAAACACGTCCCACTCGACGAACTTCGCTACTGGAGCGTGGCGCGGCAGGAGCCCTATGTCGATGTCGCCTCCGCACTGGAAGCCGACCGGCGCGCCGGAGCTCTGCCGACCCAGCGCTAAGTTTTTGCCTTTGCCTCCTTGAGCCGCCGCTCACGGCAGGCTTCAAAGGCGCGGTCGATGATGAGACCGGGGGCAAGCGGGTCGGTGAAGGCCATTTCCACCTCGACGACACGGCAGCGGGCCGCAAGCTGCTCCGCCTTGCCGTGATGACCGGCGAGACGCACGAAATCCTTCGATGTCGTGACAATCGTCAGGTTCTGCTGGTCTGCGGTCGTCAGAAGACCGTCGATCTCTTCCTCGCTTAAATGCTCGTGATCGCCGAAGGAGGTCGCGACCTCGATGGCCGCTCCAAGCGAGCGGACGGTGCGAAAGAATTTTTCCGGATCGGCAATACCGGCAAAGGCGAGTACCTTAAGGCCCTCCAGATAATTCTCGCCGGACACTTTCAGCGCAGCGGTGAAATAGGGCTTGGCAGCGCGTGCCGCGATGCGGACGATACGGTCGGCCTCATTCCCGTCTCCGACCTTCAGAAGCGCGGTCGCCTGGCGCAGTTGCAGGCGAACCGGCGCACGCACCGGGCCACCCGGCACGATATGTCCGTTGCCGAGACCGCGTGTCGCATCAATCACCAGAAGCGCGTAGTCGATTGCGAGCCGCGCACTCTGGAAACCATCGTCCATGATGATGAAGTCGGCGCCTTCTTCGACGAGCCTCGCAGCACCGTCGACACGCCTGCGGGAGATCACAGTCAATGCTTCCTGCGCCAGCAACAGCGGCTCGTCACCGACAGCGACTGCGCGGTGATGAGCGGGATCGACGACGGTGGTGACATCCAGCGAGCCACCGTGACCGCGGCTTAAGAAACCGGGCTTGAGACCCTTGGCTTTGGCGGCACGGGCAATGGCGATTGCCGTCGGCGTCTTACCGGCGCCGCCGACCGTGAAATTACCGACGCAGATGACGGGGATCGGAACCGAGGCGCGGCGCGCATGGACCATGCGGTAGCCCGCCACACGACCATAGAGGAAAGAAAGGGGCGACAGAGCCCATGCCTGCCAACCCGCCCGCCTCCACCAGAAAGGCGGCGCTTCGGATATCATGATGCCGTCCCGTTTCCCTTGCCCTCACCCCCAGGCGAGGTCTCACAAAATCGACCAGGGCGGATTGAGAAGCCAAAATGCGTGAAAATGCAAGCCTTTGCGCGTCAAGCCAGTTGCAGATCCGGCAATAGGGCTTCGATGTGGGTGATGTCGTCCAAAACGTGATCGGCGGCGGCGGAGAGCGATTCACGCGAGCCGGTGCCGGTCAGAACCGCGATCGTCAGGCCGGCTTTTGCATTCCTGCCCATATGAAGATCGTGGTTGTTGTCACCAACCATGGCGATCTCTTCCGGCTGCAGGCCCGTCACAGCACAAAAGCCCAGCACCATGCCGGGCTCAGGCTTGCTGCCGAAGCCGCTGTCGTAACCGGCGATGTAGTCGACATAGTCGGAAATGCCGAAGCGCTGGGCCGTTTGGCGGATCGAGCGCTCATTGTCGCTGGAGGCGATGCCGAGCTTGAAGCCGCGCTTGTGCAGGCGTCCGAAGAAGGCTGCGAGATCGGTGACCGGCACCGAGAATTCTGCGGCATTGGCAAAGAGATTGTCGAGCTTGATCGTCAGTTCGATCACATCGACCTTCGAGCCAGCGGCAACGAGGCCTTCCGCGATCTGGTGGGTATTGCCGGCAGCAAGCAGGCTGTCGGGAACGATATGGCCCGTGACGGGGTCCATGCCGCATGCGGCAAGCAGATGATCGGCAAGCGTCGCGTCGCCTTCGGCGGCGATGCGGGCAAGCTCTCGGTTTACCGGCAGCCAGCTTTCATCATAGTCGAGCAGCGTACCGTCCTTGTCGAAGAGGATGCCCCTGATCTTCTCTGCCGACATGACCGCTCCTCAGGCCTGCGCCGCGGCCTTCGGCAGCAAACGCGCCTTCACCGTCAACGGATTGATATAGGGCTCCAGCCCCTTCAATGTGGCGCTCAGCGCGCCGCGCATTTCATGCACGGTGGCGATGCCGGCCTGGATCATCTTGCCGCGCGCCTCGTCATTGGTCAGCAAGTAATGCACGCCCTTCGCCAGCATCTCGGTGTCGCGCACCATGCGGGCGCTGCCGCTGCGGGCGAGTTTCTGATAGGCCTCGCGGAAATTCTGCACATTGCCGCCCGACAGGATGGCGCAGCCGAGCATGGCCGGCTCGAGCGGGTTCTGGCCGCCTTCGGCAAAGAGCGAGCGGCCGACGAAGGCCACTTCCGTCAGGCGCAGATAAAGGCCCATTTCGCCGATCGTATCACCAAGGAAGATATCGATATCGGGGGTCAGGACATCGTCTCGTGTACGGCGGGCGACCTTCAGCCCCTGCTTGACGAGGGCTGCCTCGATCTCGTCAGCGCGCTCGGGATGGCGCGGCACAATGATTGTCAGCTGCTTGTCGCGGTCACGCAGCGCCCGGTGGACGATGCCGGCTGCATTTTCCTCGCCGTCGAAGGTGGAGATCGCTGCCCATGTCTTGCGGTCGCCGATCTGCTTCTTGTAGCGGGCGAAGACAGCGCCGTCATAGGGCGGCGCGTCGGTATCGACCTTCAGATTACCTGACGTGATGACCGGCACGGCGCCGAGATCACGGAAACGCTCGGCATCCAAATCCGACTGGGCGATGACGAGCGCCAGGTTTTCGAAGAGTGCCTCGGCAAGCGACGGGCGGCGGCGCCAGCGGGCGAAGGAGCGGTCCGACATGCGGGCATTGACGAGGATCTGCGGAATGCGGCGACGGCCAAGTTCGAGCACGGTTGCGGGCCAGATCTCGGATTCGGCAATGATGGCGCAATCCGGCTGCCAGTAATCGAGGAAGCGGCCAACGGCGGGCTTCAGGTCGAGCGGCACATATTGATGGATCGCGTCATTGCCGAGACGTTCAGCGGCAAGCCTCGCGGAGGTGATGGTGCCTGTCGTCAGGATGACATTGATGTCACGGCGGCGAATTTCACGGATCAGGGGAATGACAGCGTTGGTTTCGCCGACACTTGCGGCATGAAACCAGACGAGCGGGCCTTGCGGCCGATTGGCGCTCGCATAGCCAAAGCGCTCCAACCGGCGGGCACGATCTTCCTTGCCCTTGGCCGTGCGGTAGGTGATGTAGAGGCCGACGACCGGCGACGCCACAGTTCCCGCCAGACGGTACGCGCTCAGACCGATCCGCGCCATCCGGGAGCTCATTCAGTAGGCCTCCGATCCATGCAGACCGACATCAATCCAATTCCCTAATTATCGTTGCGGCCGCCATGACCGATCAATTTGTTCAGAATGCGTCGAACGAGGGCGAGAACCGATGCGCGAAGGCCCCCGCTGTGGACAGCGGAGGACAAGCCGATTTGCTGCGCGGGTCACTTGCTCCCGGTCGTATCCTGCGGATCGAGCAAACGATGCATGTGGACGATGAAATAGCGCATATGCGCATTGTCGACCGTCTGCTGCGCCTTGGCCTTCCAGGCCGTCAGTGCCGTGGCATAGTCGGGGAAAATACCGACAATATCGAGATCCTTCAGATCACGAAACTGGATGCCATCGAGGTTTTCGAGTTCGCCACCGAAGACGAGGTGCAGGAGCTGCTTTTTACCGCCGGAGTCCGTCATTTTTATTCTCTTTCTGCCTATTCTCCTCCGGCCCCTCATCTGAGGGATTTTGACGGAAACGTCAACCGTCTCTTAGCTGAGTGAGTAAGTCCAGATATTCCTGAAGGCGGGTAATTGGCGTGGCACAAAGAGCGTCGTGGCTGACTTTTTCTCTATTATAGGTTGCCGGACGACCTGTGAGGTCAACAAGGCAGCCACCGGCCCGCTCCAGAATGAGATCGGCGGCGGCAATATCCCAGTCGTGGGCATTGCGCCCAACAAACGTCGCGTCCAGACGGCCGTCGGCCACCATGGCGATGCGGTAGGCGAGCGAGGGGACATGTTTGACACGCTCGCTGCGTTCGCGAACTGCCGCCGGCAGAAGCTTGAACAGCTCCTCGCTGACCGCAAGCTGGCTGAGATCGGCCTCACCGCGCGTGGAGACGGAAATCGGTTCGCCGTTCTTCAGCGCCGCACCACCTTCCACCGCTTCGTAGAGTTCATCGAGCGCCGGCGCATAAAGTACGCCGGCAACCGGGCGGCCACGATGGACGATGCCGACGCTGACGCACCAGAGATCCTTGCCGGCGAGGAAGGCCCGTGTGCCATCGATCGGATCGACGATGAACAGCGTCTCGTGTTCCAGGCGACCGGCATCGTCGTCGGTCTCTTCGGACAGCCAGCCATAGTTCGGCCGCGCCCTGCGCAGGATGGTTTCAAGCTTTTCATTGGCGGCGAAATCGGCGGCACTGACGGGCGAGCGTTCCTCGTTCTTCCACCAGACTTCCGGTGACTTGTTGAAGAAACCAAGTGCGACGGCGCCCGCCTGTTTTGCAGCATCGGCGATCAGCGCGAGATCGCTCTGCCAGCGGTTATCCGTGTCGCTCATCGCGTCGATCCGTTCGTCAGCGGCCGGCAAGCGTCATGCCTTCAATGGCGAAGGTCGGAGCCGCGACACCGAATTTGCGGTCTATGTCGTTGGCGAGCGTCAGCCGCATGAACATGTCCTTGAGGTTCGAGGCAATCGTCACCTCCGATACCGCGAAGGTGAGTTCGCCGTTTTCGATCCAGAAACCAGTTGCACCCCGGCTATATTCGCCGGTTATCATGTTGACGCCCTGGCCGATCAGCTCGGTAACGTAGAAACCGTTGCCAAC encodes the following:
- the lpxK gene encoding tetraacyldisaccharide 4'-kinase — encoded protein: MISEAPPFWWRRAGWQAWALSPLSFLYGRVAGYRMVHARRASVPIPVICVGNFTVGGAGKTPTAIAIARAAKAKGLKPGFLSRGHGGSLDVTTVVDPAHHRAVAVGDEPLLLAQEALTVISRRRVDGAARLVEEGADFIIMDDGFQSARLAIDYALLVIDATRGLGNGHIVPGGPVRAPVRLQLRQATALLKVGDGNEADRIVRIAARAAKPYFTAALKVSGENYLEGLKVLAFAGIADPEKFFRTVRSLGAAIEVATSFGDHEHLSEEEIDGLLTTADQQNLTIVTTSKDFVRLAGHHGKAEQLAARCRVVEVEMAFTDPLAPGLIIDRAFEACRERRLKEAKAKT
- a CDS encoding DUF4170 domain-containing protein → MTDSGGKKQLLHLVFGGELENLDGIQFRDLKDLDIVGIFPDYATALTAWKAKAQQTVDNAHMRYFIVHMHRLLDPQDTTGSK
- a CDS encoding HAD family hydrolase translates to MSAEKIRGILFDKDGTLLDYDESWLPVNRELARIAAEGDATLADHLLAACGMDPVTGHIVPDSLLAAGNTHQIAEGLVAAGSKVDVIELTIKLDNLFANAAEFSVPVTDLAAFFGRLHKRGFKLGIASSDNERSIRQTAQRFGISDYVDYIAGYDSGFGSKPEPGMVLGFCAVTGLQPEEIAMVGDNNHDLHMGRNAKAGLTIAVLTGTGSRESLSAAADHVLDDITHIEALLPDLQLA
- the mutL gene encoding DNA mismatch repair endonuclease MutL, whose product is MAIRQLSETLINQIAAGEVIERPASAAKELIENALDAGATRIEIATAGGGKALLRVSDNGSGMDAADLELAVKRHCTSKISETLDDIRTLGFRGEALPSIGSVARLSIASRRRDSAAGNEISVAGGKIVHLRPAAANPGTIVEVRDLFFATPARLKFLKTEKAEAAAITEIVKRMVIAFPGVRFVLSGPDRSTLEFPATGEDHLARMAQVLGKEFRDNAIALDAEREDVQLTGFAGVPTFNRGNSAHQYAFVNGRPVQDKLILSAIRGAYAETIPSGRYPVAVLSITLDPALVDVNVHPAKSDVRFRDPGLVRGLIVGAIREALARDGSRAATTGASDMLRAFRPGFQAAPQRPQAPWSAATSPSRPYQSTAGFGERPQASFDGLVHPTARSEPVFEPASQAQAAATVAEPVARYPLGAARAQIHENYIIAQTDNGIVIVDQHAAHERLVFEAMRKALHSKRLASQVLLIPEIVDIPEEDCDRLMVHAAEFSELGLAIERFGPGAIAVRETPAMLGEVDAQGLIRQLADEIAEWDTASGLSAKLEYVAATMACHGSVRSGRRLRPEEMNALLRQMEVTPGSGQCNHGRPTYIELKLADIERLFGRS
- the waaA gene encoding lipid IV(A) 3-deoxy-D-manno-octulosonic acid transferase, producing the protein MSSRMARIGLSAYRLAGTVASPVVGLYITYRTAKGKEDRARRLERFGYASANRPQGPLVWFHAASVGETNAVIPLIREIRRRDINVILTTGTITSARLAAERLGNDAIHQYVPLDLKPAVGRFLDYWQPDCAIIAESEIWPATVLELGRRRIPQILVNARMSDRSFARWRRRPSLAEALFENLALVIAQSDLDAERFRDLGAVPVITSGNLKVDTDAPPYDGAVFARYKKQIGDRKTWAAISTFDGEENAAGIVHRALRDRDKQLTIIVPRHPERADEIEAALVKQGLKVARRTRDDVLTPDIDIFLGDTIGEMGLYLRLTEVAFVGRSLFAEGGQNPLEPAMLGCAILSGGNVQNFREAYQKLARSGSARMVRDTEMLAKGVHYLLTNDEARGKMIQAGIATVHEMRGALSATLKGLEPYINPLTVKARLLPKAAAQA
- a CDS encoding 3'(2'),5'-bisphosphate nucleotidase CysQ, giving the protein MSDTDNRWQSDLALIADAAKQAGAVALGFFNKSPEVWWKNEERSPVSAADFAANEKLETILRRARPNYGWLSEETDDDAGRLEHETLFIVDPIDGTRAFLAGKDLWCVSVGIVHRGRPVAGVLYAPALDELYEAVEGGAALKNGEPISVSTRGEADLSQLAVSEELFKLLPAAVRERSERVKHVPSLAYRIAMVADGRLDATFVGRNAHDWDIAAADLILERAGGCLVDLTGRPATYNREKVSHDALCATPITRLQEYLDLLTQLRDG
- a CDS encoding DUF2093 domain-containing protein; the protein is MNLFEGHGNREAKIRYLDGDFQILSPGSYVVCALTGKHVPLDELRYWSVARQEPYVDVASALEADRRAGALPTQR
- a CDS encoding response regulator, producing MSAGFEKADTSSASDAMPPEADLQTVLFDAVCDSLSAAFVIYDRNDLLIFASRQVMEFFPVPEDVLRPGARLRDFLGAVYDTGIREQTLVRQPGSLSREDWLSQRIASHWRERFESVERHGADRWVRFLKRRLPNGYGVTVISDISEVRKREEQWRYDLERVQLTEDILDHLPFPLFVKDRNLAYVAVNQAFCEKYQTTADEVLGRKSGDLFSPDIAKRFEESDRHVLETGEMSISRQRQIARDGTERDIVSRKHRIGKPGRYFLVSTMQDLPRDGDDLDEFNQASEITTSSNQTYRRAYVPVANASQRREPAAMEAIVPENFSGRKILIVTSDLAAEAAALRTLAKYGFEACSVRGEDEEEHFLEIANSSGIVLDLLIIDNQMGMRCLELAEQYGIPALVMDGFQIANELTFQIARHFNRSGRGGTEGDWEITTTEEAAGLQVLVAEDNDINQIVFTQILEGLGYRHRIAATGEEVVRLWAEHRPQIVLMDISLPVFNGFEASRLIRQMEEGQGTRTPIIGVLTQAFERDRAECAKAGMDDVIMKPVSPDILETVFQKHLMDRPIKAQI